A region of the Acidobacteriota bacterium genome:
GCAGGCGGCCGTCAACGCCCGCATGCTCATCGACATTCTGGCCGCAACGGCGAAGGAAGCACGGGTGCCCCCATGGACCGCGAAATCATCCACCTGACCGTCAGGTCTTTCCCCGTGGCCGTGGAACGGGTGGTGCATCCCGAACTGCGCCGGCGCCCCGTGGTGGTCGCGCCGCGCACCGCGGCGCGCTCGGTCGTGACGGCGTTGTCCCCGGAAGCCTGGCAGGCGGGGATCCGCAAGGGGATGCTTCTGTCCCGGGCGCTGCGCTGCTGCCGGGACATGGTCGTGCTGCCTCCGAACGAACCCCTCTACCTCCGGGCCTCCCGCGCGATATGCGGGATCCTGGCGGCGTACTCCCCGGTGCTCGAACCCTCGGGGCACGGGCACGCCTACCTGGACGTCACGGGGACCGGCCGGCTCTGGGGGCCGCCGAGGGACGCCGCCTGGAGAGCGCGCAGGGAGATCCTGCGGCGGCTGGGTCTCGAGGCCGCGCTCGGGATCGCCTCCAATAAGATGGTCAGCCGGATCGCGACGGAAGCGACGCGGACGGCGGGACTGCAGGACGTGCCGCACGGGGAAGAGAGTTCCTTCCTCTCCCCGCTGCCGGTGCGGCTGCTCCCGGGTATCGGGCCCCGGACCGAGGAGCGGTTCCGGGAACTGAATATCCGCGTCATCCACGAAGTCGCCGCGATGAGGCCGGAACATCTCGCCCTGGCGTTCGGCCGTCCCGGTTTCCTGCTCCGCGAACGGGCCCTGGGGATTGACCGCACCCCGGTGGTCCCGGCGCGTTCGGCACCGGCGCTGGAACTGGAAAGGACGCTGGGCGAAGACTCGAACGATGAAGCGCTGCTCGCGGGGGAACTCGCCGATCTCTGCGACCGGGCGGGGGAGCGGCTGCGCGGGGAGGGGCGGCGCGCCGGGCGGGTGGAGGTGCGGGTCCGCTACGCCGACTACGGGGAGGGGGCGTGGGGGGCGCAGCCGGCCGTGCCGCTCGAGTCGTCGGCCGCCCTGTACGCCGCGGCCTTCCCCCTGCTCGGCCGGGCGCTCAAGCGGCGCACGCGCGTGCGGAGCGTCCACCTGAGGCTCGGGGCTCTCTCCGCGGGGCCGGTGCAGATGGACCTGTTCGCCGACCCGGGGCCCGCGCGCCGCCTGCGGCTCGAACAGGCGCTCGACACCCTGCGCCGCCGCTACGGCCGCCCCGTCCTGCGCCCCGCGGCGCAATCGTCCGTCGGGCGGTAGAGGGGATTATGTTCGTCCACCTTCACGTCCATTCCCACTACTCCTTCTGCCGCGGCGCCAGCAGCATCGAAGCCCTGGTGGATGCGGCCCTGGAGCGGGGGATGCCGGCGCTCGGACTGACCGACATCAACGGCGTCTACGGGCTGGTCCGGTTCCTTCAATATGCCGCCCAGCGGGGGCTGCGGCCCGTTGTAGGGGCGGAACTGAGGGCGGAAGGGGAGCGGGCGACGCTGCTCGTGCGCAACCGCGAGGGGTACGCCCTGCTCTGCCGCATCATCTCCGGGCTCCGGGAGCCCGGCTTCCGGCTCTCCCGCGCCCTCATGGAGGAGCGGGAAAACCTGGTCGTGCTCAGCAGCCAGGTCCCGCTGCTGGGGGCGCTCGCCCGCCAGAACGGGACCTCGGGCCTCTACGTCGAGCTCGACGATCCCCGGACCGAGGCGGGCCTCGTCGATTTTTCCCGGGCCTCGGGCGTCCCCCCCGTGGCGGCCAACGACGTCTATTTCGCCGACCCTTCCGATCACGCGCTCCACCGGTTGCTGCGCGCCATCGACCTGAACACCTCCCTGTCCCGGGTCCCGCCGGGGGAACTGGCGGGGGAGGACCGCTGGCTGAAGCCGGAGGCGGAGATGGAGCGCCGCTACCCGCACCTCGTCCGCGCCCTCGACAACGCCGCCCGCATCGCCGACGCGTGCCGGGCCGACCTGGAGATGGGCAAGCCGGTGTTCCCCCCCTGCGACCTTCCCGAAGGCGCCGACGCGTCGGGGTACCTGCGGGAGGAGTGCTACCGGGGGGCCGAGAGCCGCTACGGGGAGCTTTCCGATTCGGTGCTGAAGCGGCTGGACCACGAACTGGGCATCATCGAATCGAAGGGGTTCGCCCCCTATTTCCTGGTCGTGCGCGACATCGTCCGCCGCTCGGCGCGCACCTGCGGCCGGGGGTCGGCCGCGGCCAGCCTGGTTTCCTACTGCCTGGGGATCACCCACGTGGAGCCGATCACCCACAACCTTTTCTTCGAGCGCTTCCTCAACGAGGGGCGGAGCGACCCGCCCGACATCGACATCGATTTCCCGTGGGACGAGCGGGACGGCGTCCTCGAGGACGTGTTGATGAAATACGGGGCCGGGCGGGCGGCCATGATCGCCAACCACGTGGGGTTCGGCGCGCGCGCGGCCGTCCGGGAGGTGGCCAGGGTGTACGGCATCCCCGAGGCCGAGATCCGGGCGGTCACCCGGCGCATCGGCTATTACTGGGCGCTCGGCCATCTCGAGGACGCCGTGCGGCACCACCCCGTTTTCAAGGACATGAAACTGGGCGCCCCCTGGCCCGAGATCCTCCGTATGGCCGTGCGGCTCGACGGCTGTCCCCGGCACCTGTCGGTCCACTGCGGCGGCGTCGTCATCGTGCCCGACCGCATCGACCGCTACGTGCCCGTGGAGACCGCGCCCAAGGGGGTCCCGATCATCCAGTGGGAGAAGGACCAGGCGGAAGACGCGGGCCTGATCAAGATCGACCTCCTGGGCAACCGCTCGCTCGCGGTGATCCGGGACGCGCTCGCCGCCGTCCGGGAGCACTGCGGGGTGGATATCGACTACGGGCGCTGGGACCCCACCGGCGACGCCCGGACCCGGGACTTCATCCGCAGGGGGGACACCCTGGGGGTTTTTTACGTGGAGTCCCCCTCCATGCGGCAGTTGCAGCAGAAGTGCGGCACCGGCGATTTCGACCACCTGGTGATTCACAGCTCCATCATCCGCCCGGCCGCCAACCGGTATATCCGCGAGTATGTCCGGCGGCTGCGGGGCGGCGCCTGGACGTCGCTCCACCCCGTCCTGGACGAAGTCCTCCGGGAGACGTACGGGATCATGGTCTACCAGGAGGACGTCTCGCGCATCGCGATGGCGATGGCGGGGTTCGGTGCGGCCGACGCCGACCTGCTCCGGAAGGTCCTTTCGAAGAAGCGGGCGGGCGGAAAGCTCGAGGATTACAGGTGGAGGTTCTTCTCCGGTGCGGCCGCCCGGGGCGTTTCGCGGGAAGTGGCGGAAGAGGTCTGGGGGATGATCCTGAGCTTTTCCGGGTACTCGTTCTGCAAGCCGCATTCGGCATCCTACGCCCTGGTCTCCTACAAGTCCTGCTACCTGCGGGCCCATTACCCGGCCGAGTTCATGGCCGCGGTGCTCACCAACGGGGGAGGGTACTATTCGGCCTTCGCCTACGTGTCCGAAGCCCGCAGGATGGGGCTCGAGGTGCGGCTCCCGGACGTCAACGAAAGCGGGCGGGAGTATCGGGGCCAGGGGAGGGTGCTGCGCGTCGG
Encoded here:
- a CDS encoding DNA polymerase III subunit alpha, giving the protein MFVHLHVHSHYSFCRGASSIEALVDAALERGMPALGLTDINGVYGLVRFLQYAAQRGLRPVVGAELRAEGERATLLVRNREGYALLCRIISGLREPGFRLSRALMEERENLVVLSSQVPLLGALARQNGTSGLYVELDDPRTEAGLVDFSRASGVPPVAANDVYFADPSDHALHRLLRAIDLNTSLSRVPPGELAGEDRWLKPEAEMERRYPHLVRALDNAARIADACRADLEMGKPVFPPCDLPEGADASGYLREECYRGAESRYGELSDSVLKRLDHELGIIESKGFAPYFLVVRDIVRRSARTCGRGSAAASLVSYCLGITHVEPITHNLFFERFLNEGRSDPPDIDIDFPWDERDGVLEDVLMKYGAGRAAMIANHVGFGARAAVREVARVYGIPEAEIRAVTRRIGYYWALGHLEDAVRHHPVFKDMKLGAPWPEILRMAVRLDGCPRHLSVHCGGVVIVPDRIDRYVPVETAPKGVPIIQWEKDQAEDAGLIKIDLLGNRSLAVIRDALAAVREHCGVDIDYGRWDPTGDARTRDFIRRGDTLGVFYVESPSMRQLQQKCGTGDFDHLVIHSSIIRPAANRYIREYVRRLRGGAWTSLHPVLDEVLRETYGIMVYQEDVSRIAMAMAGFGAADADLLRKVLSKKRAGGKLEDYRWRFFSGAAARGVSREVAEEVWGMILSFSGYSFCKPHSASYALVSYKSCYLRAHYPAEFMAAVLTNGGGYYSAFAYVSEARRMGLEVRLPDVNESGREYRGQGRVLRVGLMQLKGLGRAALEAVLEARREGPFRSLEDFFRRVPIDMADVKILVKSGALDGISGGATRPEMIWKALLWQETRAARRPAARSLFEDLPPAEPPRVPQYPPRAILEHELETLGFLLSRHPLALYARPLSRCGCVRGADLAKHAGKRVTTAGWWVTGKLITTRDDEPMEFISFEDTSALYETVFFPEAYARFCHMLNRSRPYLLGGTVQEEFGAVTLAVDSVRFL